A single window of Halotalea alkalilenta DNA harbors:
- the flgG gene encoding flagellar basal-body rod protein FlgG: MIRSLWIAKTGLEAQQTQLDVTANNLANVGTNGFKRSRAVFQDLLYQNMRQPGALSSNQTNLPSGLQLGTGVRTVATERIHTQGNLEETGNSKDLAINGQGFFAVQMPDGTLGYTRDGSFQVDQNGQMVTASGYPLQPAIVIPPNALSVSVARDGAVTVTQPGTTANVQVGQLQLSMFVNPTGLQSIGDNLYLETEASGAANDSEPGLNGAGVLYQSYVETSNVNVVEEMVAMIETQRAYEINSRAVSTSDQMLARLTQL; encoded by the coding sequence ATGATTCGCTCCCTGTGGATCGCAAAGACCGGGCTCGAGGCCCAGCAGACCCAGCTCGACGTGACCGCCAACAACCTGGCCAACGTCGGCACCAACGGTTTCAAGCGCTCGCGCGCGGTGTTCCAGGATCTGCTCTACCAGAACATGCGCCAGCCCGGCGCGCTCTCCTCCAACCAGACCAACCTGCCATCGGGGTTGCAGCTCGGAACCGGGGTGCGCACCGTCGCCACCGAGCGCATCCATACCCAGGGCAACCTCGAGGAGACCGGTAACTCGAAGGACCTGGCGATCAACGGCCAGGGCTTCTTCGCCGTGCAGATGCCCGACGGTACGCTTGGCTACACCCGCGACGGCTCGTTTCAGGTCGACCAGAACGGGCAGATGGTGACCGCCAGCGGCTATCCGCTCCAGCCCGCGATCGTGATCCCACCCAACGCGCTGTCGGTCAGCGTGGCGAGGGACGGCGCGGTCACGGTGACCCAGCCGGGAACCACCGCCAACGTCCAGGTCGGCCAGCTGCAGCTGTCGATGTTCGTCAACCCGACCGGATTGCAGAGCATCGGCGACAACCTCTATCTCGAGACCGAAGCCTCGGGCGCGGCCAACGACAGCGAGCCGGGGCTCAACGGCGCGGGCGTGCTCTACCAGAGCTACGTCGAGACCTCGAACGTCAACGTGGTCGAGGAGATGGTCGCGATGATCGAGACCCAGCGCGCCTATGAGATCAACTCCAGAGCGGTGAGCACGTCTGATCAGATGCTCGCGAGGCTGACCCAGCTGTGA
- the flgF gene encoding flagellar basal-body rod protein FlgF: MDRMIYTALSGAKQSLAQQSVASNNMANVSTTGFRAQLSAFRALPVRDEAGEGVSTRVATVMTTPGMKLEAGELRTTGRGLDIAIDGAGWLAVGREDGSEAYTRDGGLQLDDFGMLVTGSGRPVHGEDGNPLVIPPGSRVEIAADGTVSALGLGDPPATIAEVGRIKLVDPDPASLARGEDGLFALAANAQGEPQAAPLSETVRLVSGALEASNVSAVDAMMAMITNARRFELNMKAISTADDNANRANALLGPSNG; the protein is encoded by the coding sequence ATGGACCGGATGATCTACACCGCGCTTTCGGGCGCCAAGCAGTCCCTCGCCCAGCAGTCGGTGGCCAGCAACAACATGGCCAACGTATCGACCACCGGTTTTCGTGCCCAGCTGTCGGCGTTTCGCGCCTTGCCGGTGCGCGATGAAGCCGGGGAGGGCGTGTCGACCCGAGTGGCGACGGTGATGACCACACCGGGCATGAAGCTCGAGGCAGGCGAACTCAGGACCACTGGGCGCGGCCTCGATATTGCCATCGATGGCGCCGGCTGGCTGGCGGTGGGGCGCGAGGATGGCAGCGAGGCCTACACCCGCGACGGCGGCTTGCAGCTCGACGATTTCGGCATGCTGGTCACGGGCAGTGGGCGCCCGGTTCATGGCGAGGACGGCAATCCGCTGGTCATCCCTCCTGGTTCAAGGGTCGAGATCGCAGCCGACGGCACCGTCTCCGCGCTTGGGCTGGGTGATCCGCCCGCGACCATCGCCGAAGTCGGCAGGATCAAGCTGGTCGACCCTGACCCCGCCAGTCTCGCACGCGGTGAGGATGGGCTCTTCGCTCTGGCCGCCAACGCCCAGGGAGAGCCCCAGGCGGCACCGCTTTCAGAAACGGTACGGCTGGTCAGCGGCGCGCTCGAGGCGAGCAACGTCTCCGCGGTCGACGCGATGATGGCGATGATCACCAATGCTCGCCGCTTCGAGCTGAACATGAAGGCGATCTCCACCGCTGATGACAATGCCAACCGTGCCAACGCCCTGCTCGGGCCCAGCAATGGCTGA